A segment of the Solanum lycopersicum chromosome 9, SLM_r2.1 genome:
AAAGATACAATGGAAAAATTCTAGCTATGATGACAAACTTTTgtcaaaagatgaagaagatagAAAACGAAGTACAAGTATTAAAAGAAACAGTTAAAAGTCAGCAGCATTACTCAAAAAAATGTGGAGctaagtcagcagcatgacttaAAAAATGCGGAGCTAGAAGGTGACGTTGGGAAACACCTAAAAACCCATAACAAAACAATATGTACAGCTGCAGGAAGCACATCTACAAGAAGCACATCTGCAAGAGGAACAtctacaaaaaaagaagaaggtaaGATGAAATATGCAAACACAAATATGAACAAACTATTCTCTAAACCATACTCTCCACAAAATACCCAAAAACATATATTCGTACCCCCACAAATAAATACTTACAAAGCCAGTCTAGATTCACAAAACCAAAAACATATAACCACATTACCAGaatgtatatagaaaatatatacaagatacaaacTTTTTTAAACCTAAACCCTAGAGCAAAAGATACCAAAAATTCAAACGAAAATTATATCACCCAATACCTAAAAGGATACAACAAACTAATAGCACAACCAGGAACAAATCCAAACCTAGTAGCAACTTGCTACAATTACGGGCTAATAAGCACAGTATATACTATAACTGGAGACGAAGTAGCTAAAATACCTGAGCTACATAAGGCATTTCtgcatatataaaagaaaaactaaaggaactttattttatttaaagttcTACTCAGCAACAACAGAAATGctatatgaagaaattaaacctACAATACAAGTTATTAAGATAGGTTTAACTAGAGATATGATAATAccagaaaaaatagatatacAAGAAGAGATACAGAAGGTGGATATCCCAGATTTTTATGCAAACAAAAGAACTATTACGATAGCTATCATATTAAATGAGTTATCAAACAACTACCTAAATGAAAATGCAATTTGGAGTTATTACAACAGAGATCAAGCAATGATATACTCCAATTGTAGAGATATAAGAGCAGCAGATATGGAAGAAATACGACAATGGATATTAAGTCTGCTGAAGCCAGAACAAACACCTACAGCAAGAGCTATCaggaaaattttcatttctccAAACTTGATGGCTAGCTACTGCAAACTAATTGGACAAAAGTATCCAGATCATCTATGTACAAAATGTGACAGAGAAGATAACTATATTCCTGAAGTCCAGCTAGAATGAAGACATATGTAAAGTATGAATAGTAGTGTCTGTAAAGTATGAATAGTAGTGTCGGCCATATTTAAAAAAGCAAAGGCCAGTATATAAAGAAGTAAAGTTGTAAATAGTATGTCGgccatataaaaaataaaggttAATTATGTGtaaaagtattttgttttcttgtgtcggccgaatataaATAGGCGAGGTGTATAGTGTTGTATGTAAAGGAATGTCAGCCATTTGGCCAAAGTGTTGAGTTttcttgtataaatagagggcttTCCCTTATAATAAAATCATCCCTTTCCTCTacatctctctctcactcttaaTTTCGCTTCTACTTTAATTTGGTATCAAAACTAGTTAACAAAAAACTAAAGCTATGGAAAATAAGTCTGATATGCCAAATCTACAGAAACAGGTATACTCATTTATATTCATGGGTAGCTAAACTGCTTTATTCATAataatctcttgttgattataattgtttataatgttttaataatgttgtaataaccatctttagaaagtttgctacaaaATATTCTGCGAATGTATGctcagactatgccatcctaaggttgaaaccggtatGCAAGAAGGTCGTTTAGGGGaataaacaaagttgaggcgctgttagggtaactgatcaaagaagaaagttgtagtagtgaccagacgagatgattattaaaccattattattacataataaataagtataatctaGTAAGAGGttagaaggaataaaattttagcgaaaatatgataaaatgaaacCATATTTATTAGAAGATGATGTTAATTACAAGATATTAAtgctttatatattaaaaagtctTAATACCGAtacaaaaagagaaatttatgaaaaattattgatgTATGAGATAATAGAtgaaacaacccaaggttgggcAAAATTAATTATACCAAATGATTTTGACatagatttatatgatgatatagaATTATTCATAGatcaatgataaattatttatacatacAATTCTGGAAAGAAACTAAAGAAGGAATAGAACTACTTGAAAAACtactaattgaaaatttttaaaaatatttaagagcTAGAGAAAGTgaatatttagaatatattgCAAACAACGCTAATGAAATACAAAGATTAGATctacttaaaaaagaatattatgaaaaaatattttattcttaaaactaTGAAGAAtaatcaaacatcaaataaagtaactattataacaaaaactaaaatagaaagaaaagtaCGAAAGACacagaaaaagttaaaaaccttatacatagaatatgaattattacaacttactaaaacaaataatagtAAAACAGATCTTTTGATAGATATAATTTCTAAAACAGAATACAAGTATGTTTGTTACctgaaaaaacaatatgaacaaagaaacaTATAAGCAACAACTGATagagaaaataattgaaaaaagacaAGAGTTAAAACGTAGAAAAAGAAGACTAGAAGAAAATCtgttagcaggagtatgtaataaatcaattttaGCACAAagataagttatatttatgctagaaatacaaataaattgccTTGAATATAAGTTACAAcatgatataaattataaatcataatgaataaagaagaatttgcagtagacgaaaaaacatatgaaaatcaagacggattaataataaaaataatattttcaaatttaggaagaagatataaaaaaattaggaaataacttgtatttaatgttagaaaaagaaacagcaaaattagaagatagtttaacagctatggtaagaataacaaaggaaaatgaagaaatagacaaatcaaaagaaattgaaaaaataaaaacacaagcaaaacagGAAGTACAAcatctagaagaaataaaaaatacaagaataagtgactTAGAAAATGAATTAGCTaagctaaaattattatatgaaaccaaacaaaaagagaaatatgtaaaaaaagataaagaacttgaatgaactaatgacataaataagataaaacaaaaattaaatgaaaatcttgaaatagacgaaataaatgaattagatacaataaacaatcaaaaatcagaaataagtgatataagtgaaacattcacagaaattctagaacaagtaaataagccaaaaaaattagaaataaatacagGAGATATAAATCAACCCTAATAGTCCTAGAAGTAGTGCTAGATGGACagcaccaacttattatacagagaATTATGAACGATTAGATAGAACaaatgcaatatggaatagcaggttaaataaaaaatggacgCCTAGACCAATAACTGAACAATATAACTTTTTAGATCTAGATTGTGTTacagatataaataaaacaatattactATAGggaggaaatatatctaaacaattaattgataacaaaataacaacaaaagaaacaccaggatatatagaaagaacatttgctggaacaacaaaattatggataggaAATTTACCCCCAGAAAGTCTAGAAACACTTAGAAGTGACAACAAAGTAGATGGATCTccatcaacaacaaatatagatatactagataaatacgAATTAGCAATACGGAATGAaattggaggtatgaccacagaaataaaagaacaaaatagagaaaaaataataaatagacaacttatgacaaaattgggtatatgtaaaatgtgttatatagaagaatacacaTGTGCATTCAAACAATATTATTACAAAACAAGATATGATataaatgaagcaaaagaaataagacaacaatatttttacaaaactaacaaaaccatttagtacaaaaataattaaagactgGAACAATGAAGGATTaacagatactttaggagctagattAAGATTTTTACATCAATGGTTTGTACAATTATg
Coding sequences within it:
- the LOC138338395 gene encoding uncharacterized protein, whose protein sequence is MIIPEKIDIQEEIQKVDIPDFYANKRTITIAIILNELSNNYLNENAIWSYYNRDQAMIYSNCRDIRAADMEEIRQWILSLLKPEQTPTARAIRKIFISPNLMASYCKLIGQKYPDHLCTKCDREDNYIPEVQLE